The genomic region CGTGCTGTTCTACAACCTGTTCAAGAGCCTCTTCGACGGCGAGCCGGTCGACGGCAACCCGTGGCAGTACGCCTCGACGGCGGAGTGGACGGTCCCCTCCCCGCCGCCGCTTGAGAACTTCCCCGGCACGCCGACCTACGCCGACGGCTCGCTCAAGTTCAAGGGGGTGACCGCCGACGCGAGTAGCGGGGCAGCAACTGCGGACGGCGGGACCGCGAAGACCGACGGCGGCATGGTGGCCGCGAGTGCCGGCTCCGAGCTGATGGACACCCACGAGGAGCACGGCCACGAGGAGAGCCACGCGAGCCTCTGGCCGTTCATCCTCGGCCTCGGGTCGCTCATCACGCTGTTCGGCTTCTCCGGGATGATGGACGGAGCTTTCCCGCCGGGAATCGAGGGTGGCATCTACATCGGGAACGTCATCGTCGGCCTCATCATCGTGGTCGGCGCGTGTATCGGGATGGCCCGGGAGTCGTTCCACGGCCCCGTGGGCCCGTTCGGCGAGAGCTGGCCGTTCGCCGGCGTCAGCAACATGAAGCTGGGCGTCTGGCTCTACCTGGCCAGTGACATCGTGCTGTTCGGCGCGTTCATCGGCGCGTTCGTGTTCTCCCGGGTCGCCTACGGGTGGTCGGACTGGCACCACCTCATCCCGGCGGAACACGTCGTCCTGCCCGGTCTCATCAACACGTACATCCTGCTGACGAGCAGTTTCGCGGTCGTGCTCGCGCTCGTCGCGGCCGAGAAGGGCAGCAGACTCGGTGTCGTCGCGGCGATGAGCACCACGTTCGTCCTCGGGGTGGCCTTCCTTGTGAACAAGGGCCTGGAGTGGCTGCACCTGTTCCACATCCACTCGGGCGCGTTCCCGGAGGGATGGAACATCTCGACGAACATCGCCTCCACGACGTTCTACGTGACGACGGGCCTGCACGGCCTGCACGTCATCGTGGGGCTCATCATGGCGCTGTATATGATCGCCAGGGCCTGGCGGGGAGCCTACCTGGACGACGAAGCACCCATCGAGTACTTCGGCCTGTACTGGCACTTCGTCGACATCGTCTGGTTGTTCCTCTTCCCGCTGTTCTACATCCTCTGAGGTGAACAAAAATGTCACATACCAAACTTTACACGGTGATTTACGTGGTGTTGTTCGTGCTGGCGACCGTCCAGGCGCTCATCGAGATGATGGGCTTCCTGGAGTCGGCCTACTGGATGGCCTTCGGCATCATCATGGTGCTGTCGTTCGCCAAGGCGGTCGTCGTCGCGGGGTATTACCAGCACCTGCGCTGGGAGCCCCGGTCCGTGACGACGCTGGTACTCATCGGCCTCATCGCGGCCGTCGCGCTGACGACTGCGGCGTCGTACTCCATCCTGTAGGCAGCCGTTTCTGTTCGACCGTTTTGCACCCGCACCTGCACGTCCATAACCAAGATGTGAGTGACGACCGTCGAGACGACCATGCAGGTCCGC from Haloarchaeobius sp. HME9146 harbors:
- a CDS encoding cytochrome C oxidase subunit IV family protein — protein: MSHTKLYTVIYVVLFVLATVQALIEMMGFLESAYWMAFGIIMVLSFAKAVVVAGYYQHLRWEPRSVTTLVLIGLIAAVALTTAASYSIL